A window of the Peromyscus leucopus breed LL Stock chromosome 22, UCI_PerLeu_2.1, whole genome shotgun sequence genome harbors these coding sequences:
- the LOC114680864 gene encoding cytochrome P450 4F4 isoform X4 → MLTPAFHFNILKPYVKIFNDSTNIMHAKWQRLASGGSARLDMFENISLMTLDSLQKCVFSFDSNCQEKPSEYISAILELSALVSKRYQQLLLHIDSLYQLTPNGMRFHKACRLVHDFTDAIIQDRRRTLPSKDIDDVLKAKAKSKTLDFIDVLLLTKDEDGKGLSDEDIRAEADTFMFEGHDTTASALSWTLYNLARHPEYQERCRQEVRELLRGRESPEIKWDDLAQLPFLTMCIKESLRLHPPVTVISRRCTQDISLPDGRAIPKGVVCIINIFATHHNPTVWPDPEVYDPFRFDPENIKDRSPLAFIPFSAGPRNCIGQTFAMNEMKVALALTLLRFRVLPDDKEPRRKPELILRAEGGLWLRVEPLSAQ, encoded by the exons ATGCTGACGCCCGCCTTCCATTTCAACATCCTGAAGCCGTATGTGAAGATTTTCAATGACAGCACCAACATCATGCAC GCCAAATGGCAGCGCCTGGCCTCAGGGGGCAGCGCCCGTCTGGACATGTTTGAGAACATCAGCCTGATGACCTTGGACAGTCTGCAGAAATGTGTCTTCAGCTTCGATAGCAACTGCCAGGA GAAGCCCAGTGAGTATATTTCTGCCATCTTGGAACTCAGTGCTTTAGTGTCCAAACGGTACCAGCAGCTGCTTCTGCACATAGACTCACTTTATCAGCTCACCCCTAACGGGATGCGCTTCCATAAGGCCTGCCGCCTGGTGCATGACTTCACAGATGCCATCATCCAGGATCGACGACGTACTCTCCCCAGTAAGGATATTGATGATGTCCTCAAGGCTAAGGCCAAGTCCAAGACTTTGGACTTCATTGATGTGCTGCTGCTGACCAAG GATGAAGATGGAAAGGGGCTGTCAGATGAGGACATCAGAGCAGAGGCTGACACCTTCATGTTTGAGG GCCATGACACCACAGCCAGTGCGCTCTCCTGGACCCTGTACAACCTGGCGAGGCACCCAGAGTACCAGGAGCGCTGCCGGCAGGAGGTGCGGGAGCTGCTGAGGGGCCGAGAGTCTCCAGAGATTAAGTG GGACGACCTGGCCCAGCTGCCCTTCCTGACCATGTGCATCAAGGAGAGTCTGCGGCTGCATCCTCCGGTCACGGTGATCTCCCGCCGCTGCACCCAGGACATTTCCCTTCCAGATGGCCGGGCCATCCCTAAAG GTGTCGTCTGCATCATCAATATTTTCGCGACCCATCACAACCCAACTGTGTGGCCTGACCCCGAG GTCTATGACCCCTTCCGCTTTGACCCAGAGAACATCAAGGACAGATCACCTCTGGCTTTTATTCCCTTCTCCGCTGGGCCCAG GAACTGCATAGGACAGACTTTCGCCATGAACGAGATGAAGGTGGCGCTGGCGCTCACCCTGCTGCGCTTCCGCGTCCTGCCGGACGACAAGGAGCCGCGCCGGAAGCCGGAGCTGATCCTGCGCGCAGAGGGCGGGCTGTGGCTGCGGGTGGAGCCGCTGAGCGCACAGTGA
- the LOC114680864 gene encoding cytochrome P450 4F4 isoform X3, with protein MGPILPIITLCHPDIIRSVLNASVAVALKEVIFYTFLKPWLGDGLLLSAGDKWNRHRRMLTPAFHFNILKPYVKIFNDSTNIMHAKWQRLASGGSARLDMFENISLMTLDSLQKCVFSFDSNCQEKPSEYISAILELSALVSKRYQQLLLHIDSLYQLTPNGMRFHKACRLVHDFTDAIIQDRRRTLPSKDIDDVLKAKAKSKTLDFIDVLLLTKDEDGKGLSDEDIRAEADTFMFEGHDTTASALSWTLYNLARHPEYQERCRQEVRELLRGRESPEIKWDDLAQLPFLTMCIKESLRLHPPVTVISRRCTQDISLPDGRAIPKGVVCIINIFATHHNPTVWPDPEVYDPFRFDPENIKDRSPLAFIPFSAGPRNCIGQTFAMNEMKVALALTLLRFRVLPDDKEPRRKPELILRAEGGLWLRVEPLSAQ; from the exons ATGGGTCCCATCCTCCCCATCATCACTCTGTGTCACCCTGACATCATTCGATCTGTCCTCAATGCCTCAG TTGCGGTTGCCCTAAAGGAAGTAATCTTCTACACTTTCCTGAAACCCTGGCTGG GGGACGGGCTCCTGCTGAGTGCTGGTGACAAGTGGAACCGCCACCGCCGCATGCTGACGCCCGCCTTCCATTTCAACATCCTGAAGCCGTATGTGAAGATTTTCAATGACAGCACCAACATCATGCAC GCCAAATGGCAGCGCCTGGCCTCAGGGGGCAGCGCCCGTCTGGACATGTTTGAGAACATCAGCCTGATGACCTTGGACAGTCTGCAGAAATGTGTCTTCAGCTTCGATAGCAACTGCCAGGA GAAGCCCAGTGAGTATATTTCTGCCATCTTGGAACTCAGTGCTTTAGTGTCCAAACGGTACCAGCAGCTGCTTCTGCACATAGACTCACTTTATCAGCTCACCCCTAACGGGATGCGCTTCCATAAGGCCTGCCGCCTGGTGCATGACTTCACAGATGCCATCATCCAGGATCGACGACGTACTCTCCCCAGTAAGGATATTGATGATGTCCTCAAGGCTAAGGCCAAGTCCAAGACTTTGGACTTCATTGATGTGCTGCTGCTGACCAAG GATGAAGATGGAAAGGGGCTGTCAGATGAGGACATCAGAGCAGAGGCTGACACCTTCATGTTTGAGG GCCATGACACCACAGCCAGTGCGCTCTCCTGGACCCTGTACAACCTGGCGAGGCACCCAGAGTACCAGGAGCGCTGCCGGCAGGAGGTGCGGGAGCTGCTGAGGGGCCGAGAGTCTCCAGAGATTAAGTG GGACGACCTGGCCCAGCTGCCCTTCCTGACCATGTGCATCAAGGAGAGTCTGCGGCTGCATCCTCCGGTCACGGTGATCTCCCGCCGCTGCACCCAGGACATTTCCCTTCCAGATGGCCGGGCCATCCCTAAAG GTGTCGTCTGCATCATCAATATTTTCGCGACCCATCACAACCCAACTGTGTGGCCTGACCCCGAG GTCTATGACCCCTTCCGCTTTGACCCAGAGAACATCAAGGACAGATCACCTCTGGCTTTTATTCCCTTCTCCGCTGGGCCCAG GAACTGCATAGGACAGACTTTCGCCATGAACGAGATGAAGGTGGCGCTGGCGCTCACCCTGCTGCGCTTCCGCGTCCTGCCGGACGACAAGGAGCCGCGCCGGAAGCCGGAGCTGATCCTGCGCGCAGAGGGCGGGCTGTGGCTGCGGGTGGAGCCGCTGAGCGCACAGTGA
- the LOC114680864 gene encoding cytochrome P450 4F4 isoform X2 has product MPQLDLSWLGLSLEASSPWPLVLLIGASWLLARVLTQTYTFYGTYQHLCGFPQPPKRNWFLGHLGLITPTEQGLKKVTKLVATYPQGFRTWMGPILPIITLCHPDIIRSVLNASVAVALKEVIFYTFLKPWLGDGLLLSAGDKWNRHRRMLTPAFHFNILKPYVKIFNDSTNIMHAKWQRLASGGSARLDMFENISLMTLDSLQKCVFSFDSNCQEKPNAIIQDRRRTLPSKDIDDVLKAKAKSKTLDFIDVLLLTKDEDGKGLSDEDIRAEADTFMFEGHDTTASALSWTLYNLARHPEYQERCRQEVRELLRGRESPEIKWDDLAQLPFLTMCIKESLRLHPPVTVISRRCTQDISLPDGRAIPKGVVCIINIFATHHNPTVWPDPEVYDPFRFDPENIKDRSPLAFIPFSAGPRNCIGQTFAMNEMKVALALTLLRFRVLPDDKEPRRKPELILRAEGGLWLRVEPLSAQ; this is encoded by the exons ATGCCACAGTTGGATCTGTCCTGGTTGGGATTGAGCCTGGAGGCATCCTCACCGTGGCCGCTTGTGCTGCTCATCGGAGCTTCCTGGCTCTTGGCCCGGGTCCTGACTCAGACCTATACCTTCTATGGCACATATCAACATCTTTGTGGTTTCCCTCAGCCCCCCAAACGGAACTGGTTCTTGGGTCACCTGGGCCTG ATCACTCCCACCGAGCAGGGTCTGAAGAAGGTGACTAAGCTGGTGGCCACCTACCCCCAGGGCTTCAGGACATGGATGGGTCCCATCCTCCCCATCATCACTCTGTGTCACCCTGACATCATTCGATCTGTCCTCAATGCCTCAG TTGCGGTTGCCCTAAAGGAAGTAATCTTCTACACTTTCCTGAAACCCTGGCTGG GGGACGGGCTCCTGCTGAGTGCTGGTGACAAGTGGAACCGCCACCGCCGCATGCTGACGCCCGCCTTCCATTTCAACATCCTGAAGCCGTATGTGAAGATTTTCAATGACAGCACCAACATCATGCAC GCCAAATGGCAGCGCCTGGCCTCAGGGGGCAGCGCCCGTCTGGACATGTTTGAGAACATCAGCCTGATGACCTTGGACAGTCTGCAGAAATGTGTCTTCAGCTTCGATAGCAACTGCCAGGA GAAGCCCA ATGCCATCATCCAGGATCGACGACGTACTCTCCCCAGTAAGGATATTGATGATGTCCTCAAGGCTAAGGCCAAGTCCAAGACTTTGGACTTCATTGATGTGCTGCTGCTGACCAAG GATGAAGATGGAAAGGGGCTGTCAGATGAGGACATCAGAGCAGAGGCTGACACCTTCATGTTTGAGG GCCATGACACCACAGCCAGTGCGCTCTCCTGGACCCTGTACAACCTGGCGAGGCACCCAGAGTACCAGGAGCGCTGCCGGCAGGAGGTGCGGGAGCTGCTGAGGGGCCGAGAGTCTCCAGAGATTAAGTG GGACGACCTGGCCCAGCTGCCCTTCCTGACCATGTGCATCAAGGAGAGTCTGCGGCTGCATCCTCCGGTCACGGTGATCTCCCGCCGCTGCACCCAGGACATTTCCCTTCCAGATGGCCGGGCCATCCCTAAAG GTGTCGTCTGCATCATCAATATTTTCGCGACCCATCACAACCCAACTGTGTGGCCTGACCCCGAG GTCTATGACCCCTTCCGCTTTGACCCAGAGAACATCAAGGACAGATCACCTCTGGCTTTTATTCCCTTCTCCGCTGGGCCCAG GAACTGCATAGGACAGACTTTCGCCATGAACGAGATGAAGGTGGCGCTGGCGCTCACCCTGCTGCGCTTCCGCGTCCTGCCGGACGACAAGGAGCCGCGCCGGAAGCCGGAGCTGATCCTGCGCGCAGAGGGCGGGCTGTGGCTGCGGGTGGAGCCGCTGAGCGCACAGTGA
- the LOC114680864 gene encoding cytochrome P450 4F4 isoform X1 — protein MPQLDLSWLGLSLEASSPWPLVLLIGASWLLARVLTQTYTFYGTYQHLCGFPQPPKRNWFLGHLGLITPTEQGLKKVTKLVATYPQGFRTWMGPILPIITLCHPDIIRSVLNASVAVALKEVIFYTFLKPWLGDGLLLSAGDKWNRHRRMLTPAFHFNILKPYVKIFNDSTNIMHAKWQRLASGGSARLDMFENISLMTLDSLQKCVFSFDSNCQEKPSEYISAILELSALVSKRYQQLLLHIDSLYQLTPNGMRFHKACRLVHDFTDAIIQDRRRTLPSKDIDDVLKAKAKSKTLDFIDVLLLTKDEDGKGLSDEDIRAEADTFMFEGHDTTASALSWTLYNLARHPEYQERCRQEVRELLRGRESPEIKWDDLAQLPFLTMCIKESLRLHPPVTVISRRCTQDISLPDGRAIPKGVVCIINIFATHHNPTVWPDPEVYDPFRFDPENIKDRSPLAFIPFSAGPRNCIGQTFAMNEMKVALALTLLRFRVLPDDKEPRRKPELILRAEGGLWLRVEPLSAQ, from the exons ATGCCACAGTTGGATCTGTCCTGGTTGGGATTGAGCCTGGAGGCATCCTCACCGTGGCCGCTTGTGCTGCTCATCGGAGCTTCCTGGCTCTTGGCCCGGGTCCTGACTCAGACCTATACCTTCTATGGCACATATCAACATCTTTGTGGTTTCCCTCAGCCCCCCAAACGGAACTGGTTCTTGGGTCACCTGGGCCTG ATCACTCCCACCGAGCAGGGTCTGAAGAAGGTGACTAAGCTGGTGGCCACCTACCCCCAGGGCTTCAGGACATGGATGGGTCCCATCCTCCCCATCATCACTCTGTGTCACCCTGACATCATTCGATCTGTCCTCAATGCCTCAG TTGCGGTTGCCCTAAAGGAAGTAATCTTCTACACTTTCCTGAAACCCTGGCTGG GGGACGGGCTCCTGCTGAGTGCTGGTGACAAGTGGAACCGCCACCGCCGCATGCTGACGCCCGCCTTCCATTTCAACATCCTGAAGCCGTATGTGAAGATTTTCAATGACAGCACCAACATCATGCAC GCCAAATGGCAGCGCCTGGCCTCAGGGGGCAGCGCCCGTCTGGACATGTTTGAGAACATCAGCCTGATGACCTTGGACAGTCTGCAGAAATGTGTCTTCAGCTTCGATAGCAACTGCCAGGA GAAGCCCAGTGAGTATATTTCTGCCATCTTGGAACTCAGTGCTTTAGTGTCCAAACGGTACCAGCAGCTGCTTCTGCACATAGACTCACTTTATCAGCTCACCCCTAACGGGATGCGCTTCCATAAGGCCTGCCGCCTGGTGCATGACTTCACAGATGCCATCATCCAGGATCGACGACGTACTCTCCCCAGTAAGGATATTGATGATGTCCTCAAGGCTAAGGCCAAGTCCAAGACTTTGGACTTCATTGATGTGCTGCTGCTGACCAAG GATGAAGATGGAAAGGGGCTGTCAGATGAGGACATCAGAGCAGAGGCTGACACCTTCATGTTTGAGG GCCATGACACCACAGCCAGTGCGCTCTCCTGGACCCTGTACAACCTGGCGAGGCACCCAGAGTACCAGGAGCGCTGCCGGCAGGAGGTGCGGGAGCTGCTGAGGGGCCGAGAGTCTCCAGAGATTAAGTG GGACGACCTGGCCCAGCTGCCCTTCCTGACCATGTGCATCAAGGAGAGTCTGCGGCTGCATCCTCCGGTCACGGTGATCTCCCGCCGCTGCACCCAGGACATTTCCCTTCCAGATGGCCGGGCCATCCCTAAAG GTGTCGTCTGCATCATCAATATTTTCGCGACCCATCACAACCCAACTGTGTGGCCTGACCCCGAG GTCTATGACCCCTTCCGCTTTGACCCAGAGAACATCAAGGACAGATCACCTCTGGCTTTTATTCCCTTCTCCGCTGGGCCCAG GAACTGCATAGGACAGACTTTCGCCATGAACGAGATGAAGGTGGCGCTGGCGCTCACCCTGCTGCGCTTCCGCGTCCTGCCGGACGACAAGGAGCCGCGCCGGAAGCCGGAGCTGATCCTGCGCGCAGAGGGCGGGCTGTGGCTGCGGGTGGAGCCGCTGAGCGCACAGTGA